From a single Nicotiana tabacum cultivar K326 chromosome 8, ASM71507v2, whole genome shotgun sequence genomic region:
- the LOC107777519 gene encoding putative late blight resistance protein homolog R1B-12, whose amino-acid sequence MDVVETCEEETLCSGTPSTKHSFPSIEEEVVGFEKDAESIIKKMIQGTKELDVISIYGMPGHGKTTLARKVYNNPSIVNYFDVKAWCSVSQAYNRIKLLGEIFNQVTGYKSEIDDDVDIADKLQKTLKGRRYLIVLDDIWKVEAWEDLGLCFPKGEDGSRVMVTTRIEEVAKHLQHCSDPYSLRFLTLEESWELLQKKVFQGESCPPNLQGPGLKVAQHCKGLPLVIVLIAGIIGKMERQESLWLEVANDLSSHALGEQSMNVIQSSYDHLEDHLKPCLLYMGLFPEDFKIPVYDLQKLWMAEEFVLNVGTENMEEAARVCLNDLLNRSLVMVSEKRIDGDVECCTLHDVVREFCCRKLAKENFMQLTVPYNPYRHYSKKSRLCIYIHDDLVEDLIHSEYWPHKPMEFIAHPKCNTRDPSVTLPLLAKLRFVQAFHSLDVKLPSSWVMAVQSLTHLRYLAISVEEFDFKWVSHLRDLQTLNVVSRKYVRSSPSIIWEMTKLRHLYIFCFSFIWEDDDRAIFEESSATMLENWRTFRSCSIYDTDPKFWWRFPNLEELNLYIQEEPSRPLFPVPEVHTRLHSLELYINYNRGYWKLVETASKFVFPSNIRYLHIQIELPIKGLYQNIARLRNLENLKLEIRDTFGEDCWDVSDVEFQALKYLKLLNFMDIREWKASEESFPVLEKLFIKHCIYLEEIPSCFEEITTLQLIDVEQCRDSVGDSAINIKREIEETTGSDTLQVQIRRPTR is encoded by the coding sequence ATGGACGTTGTTGAGACTTGTGAAGAAGAAACGCTTTGTTCTGGAACGCCTTCAACCAAACATAGTTTTCCATCAATTGAGGAGGAAGTTGTGGGGTTTGAGAAAGATGCAGAAAGTATAATAAAGAAAATGATTCAAGGAACAAAGGAGCTAGATGTTATCTCAATCTATGGAATGCCAGGTCACGGAAAAACAACTTTGGCCAGGAAAGTGTACAACAATCCTTCTATTGTTAATTACTTTGATGTTAAAGCTTGGTGTTCTGTTTCGCAAGCATATAATAGGATAAAGTTGTTGGGTGAGATTTTCAATCAAGTAACAGGTTATAAGagcgaaattgatgatgatgttgaCATAGCTGACAAGTTGCAGAAGACTCTAAAAGGCAGGAGATACCTCATTGTCTTAGATGATATATGGAAAGTCGAGGCGTGGGAAGACCTGGGATTATGTTTCCCTAAAGGTGAAGATGGAAGTAGAGTAATGGTAACAACTCGAATTGAAGAAGTGGCTAAGCATCTCCAGCACTGCAGTGATCCTTATTCTCTTAGATTTCTAACATTGGAAGAGAGTTGGGAATTATTACAGAAGAAAGTATTTCAAGGCGAGAGTTGTCCCCCGAATCTACAGGGACCAGGGTTAAAAGTTGCCCAACACTGCAAAGGTTTGCCGCTTGTAATTGTCCTGATTGCTGGAATTATTGGAAAAATGGAAAGGCAGGAGTCTTTGTGGCTTGAGGTTGCAAATGACTTAAGTTCTCATGCTTTAGGTGAGCAGAGTATGAATGTAATACAATCAAGTTACGACCATTTAGAAGACCACTTAAAGCCTTGCCTTCTTTACATGGGATTGTTTCCAGAAGACTTTAAGATTCCAGTATATGATTTGCAGAAGTTGTGGATGGCAGAAGAGTTTGTACTCAATGTCGGGACAGAAAATATGGAGGAAGCAGCTAGAGTTTGCTTAAATGATCTACTTAATAGAAGTCTAGTTATGGTCTCTGAAAAGAGAATTGATGGTGACGTTGAATGCTGCACACTTCATGATGTAGTGCGTGAGTTTTGCTGTAGAAAACTAGCGAAGGAAAATTTTATGCAGCTCACAGTGCCATATAATCCATATCGTCATTATTCCAAGAAATCGCGGTTATGCATTTATATTCATGATGATCTGGTTGAAGACTTAATTCATTCTGAATATTGGCCGCATAAGCCTATGGAGTTCATTGCTCATCCAAAATGCAACACACGGGATCCATCAGTTACTTTACCTTTACTTGCTAAATTAAGATTTGTCCAGGCCTTTCATTCGTTGGACGTTAAGTTGCCAAGTTCTTGGGTTATGGCAGTGCAATCGCTAACTCACTTGAGGTACCTTGCAATTTCTGTCGAAGAATTTGATTTCAAGTGGGTATCTCACCTACGCGATCTTCAAACTCTAAATGTTGTCTCAAGAAAATATGTACGATCATCGCCCTCAATTATCTGGGAAATGACGAAGCTAAGGCATTTGTATATTTTCTGTTTTTCCTTTATATGGGAAGATGATGACCGAGCAATTTTTGAAGAATCTTCAGCAACAATGCTAGAAAACTGGAGGACATTTCGCTCTTGCAGTATATACGATACGGATCCAAAGTTCTGGTGGAGATTTCCGAATCTTGAAGAACTCAATCTCTACATTCAAGAAGAACCTAGTCGTCCATTGTTTCCCGTACCGGAAGTTCATACTCGACTTCATTCTCTTGAACTATATATCAATTACAACCGTGGATACTGGAAATTAGTTGAAACAGCTAGCAAGTTTGTCTTCCCTTCAAATATTAGGTACTTGCATATTCAAATCGAATTGCCAATCAAAGGGTTATATCAAAATATTGCAAGATTGCGGAATCTGGAGAATCTCAAATTAGAAATACGAGACACTTTTGGGGAAGATTGTTGGGACGTCAGTGATGTCGAGTTCCAAGCACTCAAATACTTGAAATTATTAAACTTCATGGATATTAGAGAATGGAAAGCTTCAGAGGAATCCTTTCCTGTGCTTGAGAAGCTATTTATAAAGCATTGTATCTACCTGGAGGAGATCCCTTCGTGCTTTGAGGAAATTACAACACTGCAACTTATTGATGTGGAACAATGCAGGGACTCTGTTGGGGATTCAGCTATAAATATcaaaagagaaatagaagaaaccACTGGATCTGACACTCTCCAAGTTCAAATTCGACGTCCAACGCGCTAa